Sequence from the Aquimarina sp. Aq107 genome:
CAATTGCCAGAATATCCAGATGCACCTGTTATTGTAAGCTTGACATATCTAACTGATTGCTCCGAAAAATCTCTGTTAATTACTGAGCCGCCAGAGGTATTATTGGAAGCATTTGTTAAAATGGAAAACCCAGAAGTAGGGGAGTTGCTAGAACCTTCTACAATGAACTGATACGCTCTGTCATTATACGGATATAAGTTAATTTCATTAATCGTGTATTCTTCTCCTAAATCTATTACAGCGTTTTGTGGAAAACCTTCTGCAGACCATCTGTTGTCGATATTATCATCTAAAATGTTGCTTGCTGGATTTTCTGTTTGTTGGTTGCTGTAACTAGATAGGTTTGCGTTTAATGATAGATTACTTCCTGCAACACAATTTGGAGTATCAATAGAAGAACCAAAAGCTCTAAACTCTAATATGCTAATCCAAGGTCCTGAATAACCTGACGCTCCAGAAACAGTTACTTTAATGAAACGAGCATTTACAGGAGAGAATAGATCGGTTACGGGAGAAGCAACGGTTCCTGGAGTTGAGTTATTACTTCTGTCAATTATTTCTGTATACGAACCATTAGGTTCTGTAGCTGCTTCTATAGTATATTGATAGGCTCTATCTTGGTAAAAAACCAGTTCTGTTTTATTAATACTAAAAATAGCTCCAAGATCTACGGTAAAGGAATTTGGAAAGCCATTAACCGACCAACGCGAAGTAGTAGAATTATCTACAAGATTAGAAGCAATATTATTACCATCTGGTGTGCCCGTAGCAATGACTGGTTTATTTAAAGCTAGATTTGTTCCTGTTGTTGAAGGAACTACATTTATAGTAGTTGTGTCTGTAAATCCTCCATCATCTGTTGTAACTGTTATAACAGCTTCTCCAATATTAATAGTGTTAATTAACCCATTTGAATTAACTGTTACAATAGTAGGATTATTACTGGTATAACTAACATTTTGGTTGGTTGCATCCGAAGGCGATATGGTGGCTGTTAACTGTAATGTATTTCCTATTTCAACAGAAGTATCATTAGGTGTAAGAACCACAGAATCTACCAAAATGTCTGATGCAATACTCAATTGCGTAATAGTAATAGTTCTAGTTATAGAACCTCCGGCGACTGTTATGATGCCAGTTCTGGAGGTGTTTTGAGAATTAGCAGTGACTGTTATTGTAGCATCTCCATTATTTGTTCCGGATAATGGGCTTACAGTAATCCAAGAACTGTTATCGGATATTGTCCAATTAACATTGGATGTTATGGTAAGTGTTTTGCTTTGAGAACTAGCACTAAAATCATCAATGTTGGATACGGTTAATATATCAGTTGGAGGTGTATTACTACATGTGCCTAGAGAATTTCCAATAGAATTAACAAAGCAAGCACCAACGTTCGATCCTACATCATTATTAGAGTAAGGAGATTGTGAGATGTTGGACCCTGCATTAGTGCCAGAAATACTAAAAATCCCACCATTATTACTAGCGGATAAATTTGCTGAAGAAAACCCATTAACAGATGCTCCTAAGTTCGTATTATTATAAACGTTCCCAGAATAAGTTACAGAAGAACCGATATCTGAAAAATCTCCAGGATCGTCTTCAGTTATAACATCGGTAATATTTGATGAGTTATTGGAGAAGAAAATAACATTGTTAGAAACGTTACCAGTATTGCTGCTAGTACCTTTATCTCCATTAAAAAATAATGGTGCATTAGTGTTTACTATAGTATTGTTTGAAACAGTAATATCTTCTGATTTTTGATATCCATTAGAGACACTTGTAGAGTTACAATCATCCTGAGAATTGGTAGAACCTCCCATAAACGTAATTCCATTGTTCCATTTTGCTTGATCAATAACAGTAATACAATCCTGAATGTAATTGTTAATAATCGTATGGTCACTATCAACAATTCGAATTCCACCTGTTCCATCAACATTTTCTCCTAAGAAATAATTTCCTTCTACCGTAGCACCAGAACCATGACGTAGTGTTAGAGAACCTCTACACCTTCTAAAAGTGTTGTTTTGGTAAATGTTATTGTCACTTTTATTAGTAATAATTTCATTTTCTCCATCAGCTTCCACAAAATAGTTATTGCTAACGGTTGTTCTACAATCTACATTTTGGAATTCACTAGTACCTACGCGAATTGTTTCGCTATCACCAGCGTTTGATAGTGAAGGATCCATTTTTTCATATTTGTAAAAATAATTGTTGCTTATGGTATGACCAACAATGTCACATCGGTTAGTTTCTGCATTGTATTCTAATTCTACTAGTACTAAGGCGCCAGCAGTAGATTTATTCAAAAAAGAACAATGTAATACGCTATTATTGTTTCCGTATAATACGATCCATCTATGTTTTACGATTGCTCCATCTTGTTCGGCTTCTGCGGCATCGCCTGGTTCAACTCCTAAACCATCAATTACACAATTTCGAATTGTAGAATTTTGTGCATATGTAGTTCCATTTCTGAATTGGATGAAATTACTAGCTCCGTAACCTCCTTTCCAATGAAAGCCTTCTACTATTAGATAATTTCCTGCAATATCCATTTGTAGTCCATTATTAAAAACAACACCACCTGGAGTTTCGGCTTTTAATGTAATTGGATTTGATGAGGTGCCATTAGCTCTGAATACAAGTCGTTCATCATCGTTATAAACCCCATCTTCCCAAATAACTACATCACCTGGAGATAAGCTTAAATTGTTGAAGTCATCTATTGAGTTAATTGTGTATTCAGTAGCAAAAATGTGAGACGAAAACAGAAAAGAAATTATAAACAATTCTTTCAACCCTCTTTTTTTTACTAACCCTTTATTAAGAAAAACGGCAAAATCATATTTTTTTTTAGACCAAAATGTGCGAAGATTTTTCATATTAAATGTGTTAAATAGTTTAGTTATAAAATGAGCTAGCCTTCGAAGTTTTGGTTTGATTTTTAGGTTTTAAAAGCTAGTGTTAATTTTGTGTTTTTAAATTGGTTGACCAATTTAATCATTTTTTTGATGATATGTTAATTTTGTTTTGCTTTAAATGTGATTGATATATTAATTTCGTTAATTAATTAAATAAATAAGAGTTGTTGCGTTCCTGATGTATAAGGATAAATCATTGAGAAAGCTTATGTCATTCTAGGTTAGTTTTGTTAAATGAGATTTTCAAATAAATGTTGGAGGATATCTTTTAGAAATTATATACTAACTTTGATAAAATGAAAGTAATAGGAATCGAAATAAATAAAAAAAGAGTTATCTCTGTAGTGTTGTCTAAGAATGAACAGGGGGACTATATAAATCTTACAGGTAAGGAAAAATATATAGAAATTAAAGATGGCCAAAAAAATGAAGATATTCAGACTTTTTTAGAAGAGATTCATGGCTTTTTTGATACTATTAAGCCTGATCATATTGCTATTGTTACTAGACAAACTAAGGGGAAATTTGCAGCAGCTTCGGTTTCTTTTAAATTAGAAGCATTGATTCAATGTTACTCAAAAGCAACAATGAGTTTTGTCTCTAAACAAACCTTGACTGCTTATTATAAAAAGAATGAACTTCCTGTTTCTTATGCAAATACATATCAAGAGAATGCTACTCGGTTAGCTGCTTATCTTCTTAGGTGATAATTAATGTTTTATACTAAAGATTTATAACCATCATTGTATTTTTCTCCTGTTTATTATAAACTATATTTAGGAAAAATTCCATTCTGAAAGGAAAAATTCCAAATATCAAATATTTCTTTTAGATTTGCATTTCAAAAGAAATGTAATGTCAGAAAAATTATATGCTATTATTGATGTCGAAACTACAGGTAAAGGCATTAATGGTAATCGCATTACAGAAATCTGTATTGTATTGCTAAAGGGTGATATTATTATGGATAAATTTACTTCTTTGGTGAATCCAGAATGTCATATTCCTCCTTTTATAACGGGATTAACAGGAATAGATAATGATATGGTAAGAAATGCACCAAGGTTT
This genomic interval carries:
- a CDS encoding chondroitinase-B domain-containing protein → MKNLRTFWSKKKYDFAVFLNKGLVKKRGLKELFIISFLFSSHIFATEYTINSIDDFNNLSLSPGDVVIWEDGVYNDDERLVFRANGTSSNPITLKAETPGGVVFNNGLQMDIAGNYLIVEGFHWKGGYGASNFIQFRNGTTYAQNSTIRNCVIDGLGVEPGDAAEAEQDGAIVKHRWIVLYGNNNSVLHCSFLNKSTAGALVLVELEYNAETNRCDIVGHTISNNYFYKYEKMDPSLSNAGDSETIRVGTSEFQNVDCRTTVSNNYFVEADGENEIITNKSDNNIYQNNTFRRCRGSLTLRHGSGATVEGNYFLGENVDGTGGIRIVDSDHTIINNYIQDCITVIDQAKWNNGITFMGGSTNSQDDCNSTSVSNGYQKSEDITVSNNTIVNTNAPLFFNGDKGTSSNTGNVSNNVIFFSNNSSNITDVITEDDPGDFSDIGSSVTYSGNVYNNTNLGASVNGFSSANLSASNNGGIFSISGTNAGSNISQSPYSNNDVGSNVGACFVNSIGNSLGTCSNTPPTDILTVSNIDDFSASSQSKTLTITSNVNWTISDNSSWITVSPLSGTNNGDATITVTANSQNTSRTGIITVAGGSITRTITITQLSIASDILVDSVVLTPNDTSVEIGNTLQLTATISPSDATNQNVSYTSNNPTIVTVNSNGLINTINIGEAVITVTTDDGGFTDTTTINVVPSTTGTNLALNKPVIATGTPDGNNIASNLVDNSTTSRWSVNGFPNSFTVDLGAIFSINKTELVFYQDRAYQYTIEAATEPNGSYTEIIDRSNNSTPGTVASPVTDLFSPVNARFIKVTVSGASGYSGPWISILEFRAFGSSIDTPNCVAGSNLSLNANLSSYSNQQTENPASNILDDNIDNRWSAEGFPQNAVIDLGEEYTINEINLYPYNDRAYQFIVEGSSNSPTSGFSILTNASNNTSGGSVINRDFSEQSVRYVKLTITGASGYSGNWSSIKEFEVICSGSSQSLSNRSESIENTDILIYPNPFTTNLTIQLPKNNTEITKAQIIDIFGREVASKSIPNSSSNNVSFVTNLPKGIYFLRLLNSANKVIKTKKVISDSN
- a CDS encoding DUF3010 family protein, producing MKVIGIEINKKRVISVVLSKNEQGDYINLTGKEKYIEIKDGQKNEDIQTFLEEIHGFFDTIKPDHIAIVTRQTKGKFAAASVSFKLEALIQCYSKATMSFVSKQTLTAYYKKNELPVSYANTYQENATRLAAYLLR